From a single Triplophysa rosa linkage group LG17, Trosa_1v2, whole genome shotgun sequence genomic region:
- the LOC130567624 gene encoding potassium voltage-gated channel subfamily D member 1-like, protein MAAGVATWLPFARAAAVGWLPLATKIMPKPPVEKKSRNDEILFVNVSGLRFQTWKNTLDRYPDTLLGSSEKEFFFNEDTQEYFFDRDPEMFRHILNFYRTGKLHYPRQECIQAFDEELAFYGIVPDIIGDCCMEEYRDRKKENQERLAEDTEAENATDAPLPPDSTRRERLWRAFENPHTSTMALVFYYVTGFFIAVSVIANVVETVPCRPIKGSKKELPCGEKYSLAFFCMDTACVLIFTFEYLMRLFAAPSRCKFMRSVMSVIDVVAIMPYYIGLVMPENEDVSGAFVTLRVFRVFRIFKFSRHSQGLRILGYTLKSCASELGFLLFSLTMAIIIFATVMFYAEKGTKGTNFTSIPASFWYTIVTMTTLG, encoded by the coding sequence ATGGCCGCCGGAGTGGCAACATGGCTGCCCTTTGCCAGGGCGGCTGCAGTTGGCTGGCTTCCTCTAGCCACGAAAATCATGCCCAAACCACCTGTGGAAAAAAAGAGCCGCAACGACGAGATTCTTTTCGTAAATGTGAGCGGTCTTCGTTTTCAGACGTGGAAAAACACGCTGGACCGCTATCCCGACACACTGCTCGGAAGCTCGGAAAAGGAATTTTTCTTCAACGAGGACACTCAGGAATATTTCTTCGACAGGGACCCAGAGATGTTTCGCCACATTTTGAACTTCTACCGTACGGGCAAGTTGCATTACCCTCGACAAGAGTGCATTCAGGCCTTCGACGAGGAGCTGGCTTTTTACGGCATTGTGCCGGACATTATCGGAGACTGCTGCATGGAAGAGTACCGGGACCGAAAGAAGGAAAACCAGGAACGTCTGGCAGAGGACACGGAGGCCGAGAATGCGACGGACGCCCCGCTCCCGCCAGACAGCACTCGCCGAGAGCGTTTGTGGCGCGCCTTTGAGAACCCTCACACGAGCACCATGGCTCTGGTTTTCTACTACGTCACAGGTTTCTTCATCGCAGTGTCGGTCATAGCGAACGTGGTGGAGACGGTTCCCTGCAGGCCCATCAAAGGCAGCAAGAAAGAGTTGCCGTGCGGCGAAAAGTACTCACTGGCGTTCTTCTGCATGGACACGGCGTGCGTGCTCATCTTCACCTTCGAGTACCTGATGAGGCTTTTCGCCGCACCCAGCCGCTGCAAGTTCATGCGCTCGGTCATGAGCGTCATCGATGTCGTCGCCATCATGCCCTATTATATCGGCCTGGTTATGCCTGAAAACGAGGACGTGAGCGGAGCGTTCGTGACGCTGAGGGTCTTCCGCGTCTTCCGAATCTTCAAATTCTCACGTCACTCTCAGGGTTTGAGGATCTTGGGTTACACTTTGAAGAGCTGTGCTTCCGAGCTGGGCTTCCTCCTGTTTTCTCTCACCATGGCCATCATCATATTTGCAACCGTCATGTTCTATGCTGAGAAAGGCACCAAGGGAACCAACTTCACTAGCATCCCAGCCTCCTTCTGGTACACCATTGTAACCATGACAACGCTTGGGTAA